One region of Rhizophagus irregularis chromosome 18, complete sequence genomic DNA includes:
- a CDS encoding uncharacterized protein (SECRETED:cutsite_VNS-AE; SECRETED:prob_0.9481); SECRETED:SignalP(1-22) yields the protein MTYLRYFIFFYLIILLCNKVNSAEVTLRCLIFLGENDTSSQSVSVIKVDNDQHVDKVKWEIKKKWPSLEKCNPDQITLRKMNDRITTKKLITKFYNDKVERGVEMLPVNPISFYFPEGSPMDCENCIDIAVYLRREKRDEL from the coding sequence atgacttatttgcgatactttatttttttctatttgataATTCTTCTCTGCAACAAAGTAAATTCTGCCGAAGTCACCCTACGTTGTCTCATTTTTCTAGGAGAAAATGACACATCATCTCAAAGCGTTAGCGTTATTAAAGTTGACAACGACCAACACGTTGACAAAGTTAAATGggaaatcaaaaagaaatggCCGAGTCTTGAAAAGTGTAATCCCGACCAAATTACACTCCGTAAAATGAACGATAGAAtaactacaaaaaaattaatcactAAGTTCTACAATGATAAAGTGGAAAGAGGAGTTGAAATGCTTCCAGTGAATCCCATTTCTTTTTACTTCCCGGAAGGTTCACCCATGGATTGTGAGAATTGCATTGACATCGCGGTGTATTTGAGGAGGGAGAAGAGGGATGAACTGTAA
- a CDS encoding uncharacterized protein (SECRETED:cutsite_ANS-AE; SECRETED:prob_0.9158); SECRETED:SignalP(1-22), whose protein sequence is MVYLRYFIFFYFIILLCYEANSAEVTLRCLIFLEENDTSAQSVSVVKVDDDQHVDKIKWEIKKKWPRLEKYNPDQITLRKMNDKITTKKLITSFYNDKVERGVEMIPVNSISVYFPEGSPMDCENCIDIAVYLRREKRDEL, encoded by the coding sequence atggtttatttgcgatactttatttttttttactttataattctTCTATGCTACGAAGCAAATTCTGCCGAAGTTACCTTACGTTGTCTCATCTTTCTAGAAGAAAATGACACATCAGCCCAAAGTGTTAGTGTTGTTAAAGTTGACGACGACCAACACGTTGACAAAATCAAATgggaaattaaaaagaaatggcCGAGACTTGAAAAGTATAATCCCGACCAAATTACACTTCGTAAAATGAATGATAAAATAACTACGAAAAAGTTAATCACTAGTTTCTACAATGATAAAGTGGAAAGAGGGGTTGAAATGATTCCAGTGAATTCCATTTCTGTTTACTTCCCAGAAGGTTCTCCTATGGATTGCGAAAATTGTATTGACATCGCGGTGTATTTGAGGAGGGAAAAGAGGGATGAACtgtaa